In Apium graveolens cultivar Ventura chromosome 10, ASM990537v1, whole genome shotgun sequence, the following are encoded in one genomic region:
- the LOC141692232 gene encoding uncharacterized protein LOC141692232, producing MVGGIVEFLDLTSCSGGNGGSGRERMEDGVQHFPLLNNYKAGGVGGSVSFGAGKRTRDEESNKKKGEEGEEVNDWSSQQNRLKKDRSSMKSIMNYSGKHKKEDSRTSEDDNRINRIDRIRTEYLLEKGSVAPHVKDLRNGYGSNGKMSVSCSKQNEAQVDINDSVGFRRVRCSPCDEKLDGLEHGPVPQKLSDLDKHTVAADCQTNGQLVRLENSHLIKESSSELEEVRHTREPSESCDATFISAGQLTKDKMVVSLRKSSSTSATTLLSGTKYSDCDKMSDAQNYKVRTQQKVVSEKKTSGKKDSSAGGFVKDRERYQKSTSSAKEFPKSFASSVKTSNRSKISGSSNFSKTLSESKESIAFRSAKPSLLQNSIGNPVSCESASSLQPKSGSYIDNTTTTSKLMHRRQLKLALLLHQELNRYARASRVPRMRHAGSLHQLASPTGASMLMKQSPSNSVGKDHGSEIPSIPEIEIMQVDKAPKETWMTPILAYIQKGTLPEDKFKARRLRYQAVRYVIYDEVLYKRGFNQPFLRCVAEEEGDYILREVHEGICGNHSGVARWR from the exons GGGTGCAACACTTCCCTTTGTTGAATAATTATAAAGCGGGGGGTGTTGGTGGTAGTGTAAGTTTTGGTGCGGGGAAGAGAACAAGAGATGAAGAAAGTAATAAAAAGAAAGGGGAGGAAGGCGAGGAAGTTAATGACTGGAGCAGCCAGCAGAATCGTTTGAAAAAGGATAGGAGTTCGATGAAATCTATTATGAATTACTCTGGCAAGCATAAGAAAGAGGATTCACGAACTTCTGAGGAT GATAATAGGATTAATAGGATTGATCGAATTAGAACAGAATACCTTCTTGAGAAGGGAAGTGTTGCACCCCATGTTAAAGATTTGCGAAATGGTTATGGTTCAAATGGTAAAATGTCAGTTAGCTGTTCTAAACAGAATGAAGCGCAAGTTGATATAAATGATTCTGTCGGTTTCCGTCGTGTTCGGTGTTCACCGTGTGATGAAAAATTGGATGGCTTAGAGCACGGTCCCGTTCCCCAAAAACTCAGCGACCTTGACAAGCACACTGTGGCTGCTGATTGTCAAACCAATGGGCAATTGGTCCGATTAGAGAATTCTCATCTAATCAAGGAAAGTTCCTCGGAACTTGAAGAAGTCAGGCATACAAGAGAACCATCAGAATCATGTGATGCGACTTTTATTTCTGCAGGTCAGCTTACTAAGGATAAAATGGTAGTTTCTTTAAGGAAATCCTCTTCAACCTCAGCAACCACTTTGCTTTCTGGAACCAAATATTCTGATTGTGATAAGATGTCTGATGCTCAGAATTATAAAGTCAGAACTCAACAAAAAGTTGTGTCTGAAAAGAAAACAAGTGGTAAGAAAGACAGTTCTGCTGGTGGTTTTGTTAAGGACAGGGAGAGGTATCAAAAGTCAACGAGTTCTGCAAAAGAGTTTCCAAAATCTTTTGCCTCTTCTGTGAAAACTTCAAACCGAAGCAAGATTTCGGGTTCTTCTAATTTCAGTAAAACCTTGTCTGAATCAAAGGAATCTATTGCCTTTAGATCTGCTAAACCATCACTGTTACAAAATAGTATAGGTAATCCCGTGTCTTGTGAATCTGCTAGTTCCTTGCAACCTAAGAGTGGATCATATATTGATAATACAACTACCACTTCAAAGTTGATGCATAGAAGACAGTTGAAG CTTGCATTATTATTGCATCAGGAGCTTAACAGATATGCAAGAGCCTCGCGGGTGCCACGCATGCGGCATGCTGGTAGTTTACACCAGTTAGCTTCTCCGACTGGTGCAAGCATGCTCATGAAGCAGTCACCATCTAATTCTGTGGGAAAAGACCATGGTTCG GAGATTCCTAGTATCCCTGAGATAGAAATTATGCAAGTGGATAAAgctcccaaggaaacatggatgacgcccattctGGCCTACATCCAGAAGGGAACACTCCCTGAGGATAAGTTTAAGGCTCGTCGACTTCGCTATCAGGCTGTGAGGTACGTGATATATGACGAAGTTCTGTACAAAAGAGGATTCAATCAACCATTTCTTAGATGTGTTGCTGAAGAAGAAGGAGATTACATCTTAAGGGAAGTACATGAGGGaatctgtggcaatcactcgggggtaGCTCGTTGGCGATGA